The following coding sequences are from one Granulicella sp. L56 window:
- a CDS encoding M14 family metallopeptidase — protein MTSFARLSALILCMGSVGAMAQTVADASLQPRKAASSACVPSGDAKWLTPGEKSCYATTPDYDDTMAYLRRVEAAAPGQVKIEGFGTTGEGRELDIVIASRDGVFDPAAIHAAKRPIVLVQNSIHAGEMDGKDACLALLRDMVINKTKAALLDRAVFVFIPMYNADGHERRSAYNRINQDGPAEMGWRGNGTNLNLNRDYLKADAPETRAFMAMYHHWLPDFFVDDHVTDGADYQYDVTFTIDDGPNLPAATVKWVDDVANPTLEKYVDAHGHLAFPNYINLVNDNDPAQGLGFNDDPPRFSTGYMVLEGRPGMLVELHMLKDYKTRVTGNYEILAGLMELMNRDADKVIALNAAADQQAEGLGAHPLSDTKFPLALGWGGQTTPVLFHGYKYTKELSAVSGAMWVKYSHEPWNVSLPIQAGFKVTAEAAPPAAYIIPAQWTDVIGVLAAHQVEMKRTAKEWAGEVETYQCAGMAWQEPPFEGRHPTFNGEAAHDPGKFGSCVLIRQKMSFPAGSAVVRLNQRLSKVVMEWLEPAAPDSALQWGFFDTIFEQKEYGEAYVLESLAREMMAKDPKLKEEFEKKVSSDPVFAGNANARLEFFYERSPWFAANRVGLYPVGRLDDVQQLGELK, from the coding sequence GTGACTTCTTTCGCGCGGCTGTCTGCGTTGATTTTGTGTATGGGGTCGGTCGGTGCGATGGCTCAGACGGTTGCGGATGCAAGCCTTCAGCCGCGTAAGGCGGCGAGTTCTGCGTGCGTTCCGAGTGGCGATGCGAAGTGGCTGACTCCGGGGGAGAAGAGTTGCTATGCCACGACCCCGGATTATGACGACACGATGGCGTACTTGCGGCGTGTGGAGGCGGCGGCTCCGGGGCAGGTGAAGATCGAGGGGTTTGGCACGACGGGTGAAGGGCGCGAGTTGGATATCGTGATCGCTTCGCGCGATGGGGTGTTCGATCCGGCTGCGATTCATGCGGCGAAGCGGCCGATTGTGCTGGTGCAAAATTCGATTCATGCAGGCGAGATGGATGGCAAGGATGCCTGCCTTGCTCTACTGCGTGACATGGTGATCAACAAGACCAAGGCTGCGCTGCTGGACCGCGCGGTGTTTGTGTTTATCCCGATGTACAACGCCGATGGGCATGAGCGGCGGAGTGCATATAACCGCATCAATCAGGATGGTCCGGCGGAGATGGGATGGCGCGGCAATGGAACGAACCTCAATCTGAACCGCGATTATCTGAAGGCCGATGCACCGGAGACGCGGGCGTTTATGGCGATGTACCATCACTGGCTGCCGGATTTTTTTGTCGATGACCATGTGACCGATGGTGCGGACTATCAATATGACGTGACCTTCACTATCGACGACGGGCCGAACCTGCCCGCCGCCACGGTGAAGTGGGTGGATGATGTGGCCAATCCCACATTGGAGAAATATGTCGATGCGCATGGGCATCTGGCGTTCCCGAATTACATCAATCTGGTGAATGACAACGATCCTGCGCAGGGGTTGGGATTCAACGACGATCCGCCGCGGTTTTCTACCGGATACATGGTGCTGGAGGGGCGTCCGGGGATGCTGGTCGAGCTGCACATGTTGAAGGACTACAAGACACGGGTGACAGGGAACTACGAGATTCTTGCTGGCCTGATGGAGTTGATGAATCGCGACGCCGACAAGGTGATTGCGCTGAATGCGGCGGCGGATCAACAGGCGGAGGGCCTCGGTGCTCATCCGCTGAGTGATACCAAGTTTCCTCTGGCGTTGGGGTGGGGCGGCCAGACGACTCCGGTGCTGTTTCATGGGTACAAGTACACGAAAGAGTTGAGCGCGGTTTCGGGTGCGATGTGGGTGAAGTATTCGCATGAGCCGTGGAATGTTTCGCTGCCGATACAGGCGGGATTCAAGGTGACGGCGGAGGCAGCTCCTCCGGCTGCTTATATTATTCCGGCGCAGTGGACGGACGTGATCGGCGTGCTGGCGGCCCATCAAGTGGAGATGAAGCGCACTGCGAAGGAATGGGCGGGAGAGGTTGAGACCTATCAGTGTGCGGGGATGGCGTGGCAGGAGCCTCCGTTTGAGGGACGGCATCCGACGTTCAATGGCGAGGCGGCGCACGATCCGGGGAAGTTTGGGAGCTGCGTGCTGATCCGTCAGAAGATGAGCTTCCCGGCGGGTTCGGCGGTGGTGCGGCTGAATCAGCGGCTGTCGAAGGTGGTGATGGAGTGGCTGGAACCGGCTGCTCCGGATTCGGCGTTGCAGTGGGGATTCTTCGATACGATTTTTGAACAGAAGGAGTATGGCGAGGCCTACGTGCTGGAGTCGCTGGCGCGAGAGATGATGGCGAAAGATCCGAAGCTGAAAGAAGAGTTTGAGAAGAAGGTATCGAGCGATCCGGTGTTTGCTGGAAATGCTAATGCGCGGCTGGAATTTTTCTATGAGCGGTCACCGTGGTTTGCTGCCAACCGCGTCGGACTTTATCCGGTGGGCAGGTTGGACGATGTGCAGCAGCTTGGGGAATTGAAATGA
- the fmt gene encoding methionyl-tRNA formyltransferase, with the protein MKLVFCGTPQFAVPTLEAVLAAGHEVALVVTQPDRAAGRGMETQAPPVKRVALEHGIPVMQPEKIKNNFELRALLEDILPEAILVVAYGRIIPQWMLDLPPYGCINLHGSLLPKYRGAAPIQWAIANGENVTGVTTMRLDAGLDTGDMLLAKVVPIAQEETAVDVYECLAEVGAELMVETLCGVANKSLFHQPQDHARATLAPILTRDDGRIDFTRMAHNIYDRWRGFQPWPGAHTTLRGKKLIVHKMRASSQATEGEPGTIAVQGDAMMALCGNGTAIYLDEVQLEGKRRMTAPEFLNGYQVKSGERLGI; encoded by the coding sequence TTGAAACTAGTCTTCTGCGGCACTCCTCAATTCGCTGTCCCCACCCTCGAAGCCGTCCTCGCCGCCGGTCACGAAGTCGCCCTTGTGGTCACGCAGCCCGACCGCGCCGCAGGCCGAGGCATGGAGACGCAGGCGCCTCCTGTAAAGCGCGTTGCCCTCGAACATGGCATTCCCGTTATGCAGCCGGAGAAGATCAAGAACAACTTCGAGCTGCGCGCCCTGCTCGAAGACATTCTTCCCGAGGCCATCCTTGTTGTCGCCTATGGCCGCATCATTCCGCAGTGGATGCTCGATCTCCCGCCTTACGGCTGCATTAATCTGCACGGCTCGTTGCTGCCGAAGTATCGCGGAGCCGCCCCGATTCAATGGGCCATCGCCAACGGGGAGAACGTCACTGGCGTCACTACCATGCGGCTCGATGCAGGCCTCGACACTGGCGATATGCTGCTGGCAAAGGTCGTTCCCATCGCGCAGGAAGAGACTGCTGTCGATGTCTACGAGTGCCTTGCTGAGGTCGGAGCCGAACTGATGGTCGAGACCCTCTGCGGCGTTGCCAACAAGTCGCTCTTCCACCAGCCGCAAGATCACGCGCGGGCCACCCTTGCTCCCATCCTCACGCGCGACGATGGCCGCATCGACTTCACGCGCATGGCCCACAATATCTACGATCGCTGGCGCGGCTTCCAGCCGTGGCCCGGAGCGCACACGACCTTGCGCGGCAAGAAGCTGATCGTTCACAAGATGCGCGCGTCGTCCCAAGCCACCGAAGGCGAGCCCGGAACGATTGCCGTTCAGGGCGATGCCATGATGGCCCTCTGCGGTAACGGCACAGCCATCTACCTCGACGAGGTACAGCTCGAGGGCAAGCGCCGCATGACCGCTCCCGAATTTCTGAACGGCTACCAGGTTAAGAGTGGGGAACGGCTGGGGATATGA
- the def gene encoding peptide deformylase, whose protein sequence is MSQSVSKSTSPSTGKIHEIVKWPDPVLAKRGEDVTVFDAKLKKLVEEMFESMYAAQGIGLAAPQINISQRITVIDCSFKKNPDEKVVLINPEIVDRKGKQVEEEGCLSLPEIREKVSRAAWVKVRAQDVNGNPIEMEGEELLGRAMQHEIDHLDGVLFIDRLSRLKRDLVIRKIKKLQKNGEW, encoded by the coding sequence GTGAGCCAATCCGTAAGCAAATCGACGAGTCCATCAACAGGCAAGATCCATGAAATCGTGAAGTGGCCCGACCCGGTGCTGGCAAAGCGCGGCGAAGATGTCACCGTGTTCGACGCGAAGCTCAAAAAGCTGGTCGAAGAGATGTTCGAATCGATGTACGCCGCGCAGGGCATCGGCCTGGCCGCGCCCCAGATCAATATCTCGCAGCGCATTACGGTCATCGATTGCAGCTTCAAAAAGAACCCCGATGAAAAGGTCGTCCTCATCAATCCCGAGATCGTCGATCGCAAGGGCAAGCAGGTCGAGGAAGAGGGCTGCCTGAGCCTGCCTGAGATTCGCGAAAAGGTCTCTCGCGCCGCCTGGGTCAAGGTACGGGCACAGGACGTAAACGGAAACCCCATCGAGATGGAGGGCGAAGAGCTGCTGGGCCGCGCCATGCAACACGAGATCGACCACCTCGACGGCGTGCTCTTCATTGATCGTCTAAGCCGTCTCAAGCGCGACCTCGTCATCCGCAAGATCAAGAAGCTGCAGAAGAACGGTGAGTGGTAA
- a CDS encoding peptidylprolyl isomerase has translation MTFRISQFAVVLGLSVLALPGVAQMPRYQSPVSVPEAPQPQLSLPTPAPITPNATVVEDVVARVNDQIINRSDVERAQQELVHEDQQANATPADAALRQKDLLRDMIDKQLLLSKAKELGLNADAEVIRRLDEIRKQNHLDSMEALEKAAASQNISFEDFKANIRDSILTQQVVRDEVGRRLQMTQGQEQTYYDAHKQDFSQPEQVRLSEILIPTAADANDAALAAAKAKADDVEAKLKAGAQFDELAKTESSGSTAAQGGDLGEYKRGGLKSQLLEDQTFSLKAGEVTAPIRTRQGYLIMKVTEHQYAGTPALKDVEPQVQEAMYMEQLQPALRTYLTRLREEAFIDLAPGFVDSGASANESKPLFTAYAAPVAKKKKVQKKQRYESNGTGRFAAQGKRSSAAPAAAGAAATATPVAAVESSGNGKHKKKKIKREKIRFGRAPRNALPAGPEQTAVGGDVGAGAASASAITAAPGAAMTNSEESAAQAADVNPLTPTEAAPTKKTRYASREKIVLAEKKAARSRKVKEKAAATPVTETAQESADQKTQAAPLGLNGDTAKKKKKKKRTKGEKKERLENKAKPSTAAPPPPAPTVNPSLGQGLGSAPAPAQPTTPPAPTTPN, from the coding sequence ATGACCTTTAGAATTTCGCAGTTTGCGGTGGTGTTGGGGCTAAGCGTGCTGGCATTGCCGGGTGTGGCGCAGATGCCACGGTATCAGAGTCCTGTAAGCGTACCGGAGGCCCCGCAGCCGCAACTGTCGCTGCCGACTCCAGCCCCCATTACGCCCAACGCCACAGTCGTGGAGGATGTGGTCGCTCGCGTGAACGACCAGATCATCAACCGCAGCGATGTCGAACGCGCCCAGCAGGAGCTTGTCCACGAGGACCAGCAGGCCAACGCCACTCCGGCCGACGCTGCACTGCGGCAAAAAGATCTGCTGCGCGACATGATCGACAAGCAGTTGCTGCTCTCCAAGGCCAAGGAGCTTGGCCTGAACGCCGATGCCGAGGTCATCCGGCGGCTCGATGAGATCCGCAAGCAGAACCACCTCGACTCTATGGAGGCGCTGGAGAAGGCTGCCGCGTCGCAAAACATTTCGTTTGAAGACTTCAAGGCGAACATCCGCGATAGCATTCTCACCCAACAGGTGGTCCGCGACGAGGTAGGGCGGCGTCTGCAAATGACGCAGGGGCAGGAGCAGACCTACTATGACGCGCATAAGCAGGACTTCTCGCAGCCGGAGCAGGTGAGGCTGAGCGAGATCCTGATTCCGACGGCAGCCGATGCAAACGACGCGGCGCTGGCGGCAGCAAAGGCCAAGGCCGACGATGTCGAAGCGAAGCTCAAGGCCGGTGCCCAGTTTGACGAACTCGCTAAGACTGAGTCCAGCGGATCGACAGCCGCACAGGGCGGCGATCTGGGAGAGTACAAGCGAGGCGGCTTGAAATCGCAGTTGTTGGAAGACCAGACCTTCAGCCTCAAGGCAGGAGAAGTGACCGCGCCCATCCGGACGCGCCAGGGCTACCTCATCATGAAGGTCACGGAGCACCAGTACGCGGGCACACCGGCGTTGAAGGATGTTGAGCCGCAGGTTCAGGAAGCGATGTACATGGAGCAGTTGCAGCCTGCGCTGCGTACTTATCTCACCAGATTGCGCGAAGAAGCATTCATCGACCTCGCGCCGGGATTTGTGGACTCTGGCGCCAGCGCCAACGAGAGCAAGCCGTTATTTACCGCCTATGCTGCTCCTGTCGCCAAGAAGAAAAAGGTTCAGAAGAAGCAGCGTTACGAAAGCAATGGTACGGGTCGATTTGCGGCACAGGGTAAGCGATCGTCAGCAGCCCCTGCTGCAGCAGGGGCGGCAGCAACTGCCACTCCTGTAGCTGCGGTTGAATCTTCGGGGAATGGCAAGCACAAAAAGAAGAAGATCAAGCGTGAAAAGATCCGCTTCGGACGGGCTCCCCGCAATGCGTTACCTGCCGGGCCGGAACAGACGGCGGTCGGGGGCGACGTAGGAGCAGGCGCTGCCTCAGCTTCGGCCATCACTGCCGCTCCGGGTGCGGCCATGACCAACAGCGAGGAGAGCGCGGCGCAGGCAGCCGATGTCAATCCGCTGACGCCTACGGAAGCGGCACCTACCAAGAAGACGCGGTATGCCTCGCGAGAGAAGATCGTTCTGGCCGAAAAGAAGGCCGCCAGAAGTCGAAAGGTCAAAGAGAAGGCTGCAGCGACACCTGTAACGGAGACGGCACAGGAGAGCGCGGACCAGAAGACGCAGGCCGCTCCTCTCGGGTTAAATGGCGATACGGCAAAGAAGAAAAAGAAAAAGAAGAGGACCAAGGGAGAGAAGAAGGAACGCCTGGAGAACAAGGCGAAGCCATCGACAGCGGCTCCTCCGCCTCCCGCGCCGACGGTGAATCCTTCTCTGGGACAGGGGCTGGGAAGCGCTCCGGCACCTGCCCAGCCAACTACGCCACCTGCACCGACAACGCCGAACTAG
- a CDS encoding class I SAM-dependent methyltransferase — protein sequence MPTVTRTNALSHKLYAGLTHELEAYHGPSFGLRLWDDTGANYGAGNPSFTITVKSLDVLKALLWDPNEISLGDAFVKGDLEVEGDIFAMFEFADFVFSRAHAVESPSYARRLAISAARAYHHLEYTVGDLFTHSLRRDRQAISFHYDKPPEFFAPWLGPTMVYSCAYFCRNSETLEDAQRNKLDLICKKLRLKPGDQMLDIGCGWGSLILHAVKYYGVHATGITLSEQQFAFAQRRIAQECLASDCEVRLCDYRQLDNAAPSFDKISSVGMFEHVGWQNLGIYFDTVKKLLRPGGTFLNHGIVSSLDEYKKHGPSFIRKYVFPDTALATLPIVTSQAEHAGFELRDVECLREHYERTLRGWVDRLERCKRDLLNYVDPETYRIWRLYMAGSAEAFRKAKISVYQILLSNPGSDEHLSPTTREDWLLPPQGQLADAH from the coding sequence ATGCCGACGGTCACCAGAACTAACGCCCTCTCTCACAAACTCTACGCTGGACTTACCCACGAGCTCGAGGCCTATCACGGGCCCTCCTTCGGGCTGCGTTTATGGGACGATACCGGCGCGAACTATGGCGCAGGCAATCCCAGCTTTACCATCACCGTCAAGTCGCTCGACGTCCTGAAGGCGCTGCTCTGGGATCCTAACGAGATCTCCCTCGGTGACGCCTTCGTCAAAGGCGACCTCGAAGTCGAAGGCGACATCTTCGCCATGTTCGAGTTCGCCGACTTCGTCTTCAGCCGCGCCCACGCAGTCGAAAGTCCTTCCTACGCCCGCCGCCTCGCCATCTCCGCCGCTAGGGCCTATCACCATCTCGAATACACCGTCGGCGATCTCTTCACCCATAGCCTGCGTCGCGACCGGCAGGCCATCTCCTTCCACTACGACAAGCCGCCAGAATTCTTCGCTCCCTGGTTGGGGCCTACCATGGTCTACTCCTGTGCCTATTTTTGCCGCAACTCGGAGACGCTCGAAGACGCGCAGCGCAACAAGCTCGACCTGATCTGCAAAAAACTCCGCCTCAAACCCGGCGACCAGATGCTCGACATCGGCTGCGGCTGGGGAAGCCTCATCCTCCACGCGGTCAAGTATTACGGCGTTCACGCCACTGGCATTACCCTCAGCGAGCAGCAGTTCGCGTTCGCCCAGCGACGTATTGCGCAGGAATGCCTCGCCTCCGACTGCGAGGTCCGCCTCTGCGACTATCGCCAGCTCGACAACGCCGCGCCTTCCTTCGACAAGATATCGAGCGTAGGTATGTTCGAGCACGTCGGCTGGCAGAACCTCGGCATCTACTTCGACACCGTCAAGAAGCTGTTGAGACCCGGCGGCACCTTTCTCAACCATGGCATCGTCTCGTCGCTGGACGAGTACAAAAAGCACGGCCCATCGTTTATCCGTAAATACGTCTTCCCCGACACCGCGCTCGCCACACTGCCTATCGTTACCAGTCAGGCCGAGCACGCCGGGTTTGAACTCCGCGATGTCGAATGCCTTCGCGAGCACTACGAGCGCACGCTGCGCGGCTGGGTCGACCGCCTCGAACGCTGCAAGCGCGACCTGCTCAACTACGTCGATCCGGAGACCTATCGCATCTGGCGGCTTTACATGGCAGGTTCGGCCGAGGCCTTCCGCAAGGCGAAGATAAGCGTCTACCAGATCCTTCTCTCCAACCCCGGCAGCGACGAACATCTATCACCCACCACCCGCGAAGACTGGCTGCTGCCACCGCAGGGACAACTGGCCGACGCTCACTAA
- a CDS encoding S41 family peptidase, translating to MAPRTRRALFIATLFLASCAVLGTFINQKVDAQSATDESTLRDSLHSFTNVYALVEQNYAEHLDSDKVDKAVYDGAIPGMLHTLDPHSSFQDPKAFAQLREDQHGKYYGVGMSIQPQPDPTAKNGLKIVVLTPFEGTPSYKAGIRPGDVIMDVDGKSTSGMDSAAVASMLKGPRATHVSVTMEREGSPKPLVFDLVREEVSRPSVDLAFMIRPGIGYIHVTSFMETTSHEVGDALDKLGDINGLVIDLRANPGGLLNEAVGMADKFLQKGQIVVSQKGRAFPDQVYRVANGEEGKKYPIVVLVNRNTASAAEIVSGALQDHDRALIVGETTFGKGLVQTVFQLSQATGLLLTTYHYYTPSGRLIQRNYNGVSLYDYYYVRNDAAKPDKSNLEVKLTDSGRTVYGGGGITPDEPIAELKANDFQGTLLQKYAFFNFTKHYLATRTVSKDFVVDDAVMKDFKDFLKAQNIDYTDADMASNLDWVKESIKSELFTSQFGELEGLKVRAAWDPQIAKAITFLPQAEALEERLAASQKTTLANR from the coding sequence ATGGCTCCACGCACCCGCCGCGCACTCTTTATCGCCACCCTCTTTCTGGCCAGTTGCGCCGTGCTCGGCACATTCATCAACCAGAAAGTCGATGCCCAGTCGGCGACGGACGAGTCCACGCTCCGCGATTCCCTGCACTCCTTCACCAACGTCTATGCTCTGGTCGAACAAAACTACGCCGAGCACCTCGACTCCGACAAGGTCGACAAGGCCGTCTATGATGGAGCTATTCCGGGGATGCTGCATACGCTCGACCCGCACTCCAGCTTCCAGGACCCTAAAGCCTTCGCCCAGCTGCGCGAAGACCAGCACGGCAAATACTACGGCGTCGGCATGTCGATCCAGCCGCAGCCTGACCCAACCGCGAAGAACGGCCTGAAGATCGTCGTCCTTACGCCCTTTGAAGGCACCCCCTCCTATAAAGCCGGCATCCGCCCCGGCGACGTGATCATGGACGTCGATGGAAAATCCACCTCCGGCATGGACTCGGCAGCCGTCGCATCCATGCTCAAAGGACCCCGCGCCACTCACGTCTCGGTCACCATGGAGCGCGAAGGTAGCCCCAAACCACTCGTCTTCGATCTGGTCCGCGAAGAAGTCTCCCGCCCGTCGGTCGATCTCGCGTTCATGATTCGGCCCGGCATCGGCTACATTCACGTCACTAGTTTTATGGAGACGACCAGTCACGAGGTTGGCGATGCGCTCGATAAACTCGGCGACATCAACGGCCTCGTCATCGACTTGCGCGCCAATCCCGGCGGACTACTGAACGAGGCAGTCGGCATGGCGGACAAGTTCCTCCAGAAGGGACAGATCGTCGTCTCGCAAAAGGGCCGCGCCTTCCCCGATCAGGTCTATCGCGTCGCCAATGGCGAAGAGGGCAAGAAATACCCCATCGTCGTCCTTGTCAACCGCAATACCGCCTCCGCCGCCGAGATCGTCTCCGGCGCGCTCCAGGACCACGACCGCGCCCTGATCGTCGGCGAAACCACCTTCGGCAAAGGACTGGTCCAGACCGTCTTCCAACTCAGCCAGGCCACCGGTCTTCTGCTGACCACCTACCACTACTACACGCCGTCGGGTCGCTTGATCCAGCGCAACTACAACGGCGTTTCGCTCTACGACTACTACTATGTCCGCAATGATGCAGCGAAGCCCGACAAGAGCAACCTCGAGGTCAAGCTGACAGACTCCGGCCGTACCGTATACGGCGGCGGCGGCATCACGCCGGACGAGCCAATCGCGGAGTTGAAGGCGAATGATTTTCAGGGAACTCTTCTACAGAAGTATGCCTTCTTCAACTTCACCAAGCACTATCTTGCGACCCGCACCGTCAGCAAAGACTTCGTGGTGGACGATGCTGTGATGAAGGACTTCAAAGACTTCCTGAAAGCGCAGAACATCGACTACACCGATGCCGATATGGCCAGCAACCTCGACTGGGTGAAGGAGAGTATCAAGAGCGAGCTCTTCACCTCGCAGTTCGGCGAGCTCGAAGGCCTGAAGGTCCGCGCCGCCTGGGACCCGCAGATCGCCAAGGCAATCACGTTTCTGCCACAGGCAGAGGCACTCGAAGAGCGCCTTGCGGCATCCCAAAAAACTACGCTGGCCAACCGCTAG
- the aroC gene encoding chorismate synthase — protein sequence MLRFSTAGESHGESLVAMVSGMPAGVPVDLEFVNRELWRRQKGYGRGGRMRIERDTAHVLSGVRHGKTIGSPIAMTLANNDWKNWTEILPVEEGDPEKHKAVASPRPGHADLAGALKYDFKDARYVLERASARESAARVAAGAFAKLLLKELGVGVASHVIRVGKAELSRPATWDEIVALQSKDEVLLNCVDPESEAAMKAEVDAVLRTGDTIGGVFEVVVHGLPPGVGTHANWDERMDGLLAQAVMSLQAVKAVEIGRGVTAAESLGSTVHDAIGYEGAGGFTKFSREQNNAGGIEGGISNGEDIVVRGYLKPISTLRRPLGSVSFETREPVKAAYERSDVCVVPAAGVAAEAMVALAIARLVVEKFGGDSLREMQRNFNGYCDQIREY from the coding sequence ATGCTTCGATTTTCGACAGCGGGAGAGAGTCACGGCGAAAGCCTCGTGGCCATGGTAAGCGGAATGCCGGCTGGCGTTCCCGTCGATCTTGAGTTTGTGAACCGCGAGCTATGGCGTCGCCAGAAGGGCTATGGCCGAGGCGGCCGTATGCGCATCGAGCGCGACACCGCGCACGTCCTCAGCGGCGTTCGCCACGGCAAGACCATCGGCTCGCCCATCGCCATGACGCTGGCCAACAACGACTGGAAGAACTGGACCGAGATTCTGCCCGTCGAAGAAGGCGATCCCGAGAAGCACAAGGCTGTTGCCTCTCCGCGTCCCGGGCACGCCGACCTCGCGGGAGCTCTCAAGTATGACTTTAAAGATGCCCGTTATGTGCTTGAACGCGCAAGCGCCCGCGAAAGCGCCGCCCGTGTTGCTGCCGGGGCTTTCGCAAAACTTCTGCTCAAAGAATTAGGCGTAGGTGTAGCCAGCCACGTCATCCGAGTAGGCAAGGCCGAGCTATCCCGCCCGGCCACATGGGACGAAATTGTAGCCCTCCAATCTAAAGATGAAGTCCTCCTCAACTGTGTCGACCCTGAGAGCGAAGCCGCGATGAAGGCCGAAGTCGATGCCGTCCTCCGCACCGGCGACACCATCGGCGGCGTCTTCGAAGTCGTCGTTCACGGCCTGCCTCCGGGCGTCGGTACCCACGCCAACTGGGACGAGCGCATGGATGGCCTGCTGGCCCAAGCGGTGATGAGCCTGCAGGCGGTCAAGGCCGTCGAGATCGGTCGGGGAGTCACCGCTGCCGAATCCCTCGGGTCGACGGTTCATGATGCGATCGGCTACGAAGGCGCGGGCGGCTTCACCAAATTCTCCCGCGAGCAGAACAACGCCGGAGGCATCGAGGGCGGCATATCGAACGGCGAAGACATCGTGGTGCGCGGCTATCTTAAGCCCATCTCTACCCTGCGCCGTCCGCTTGGCTCGGTCAGCTTCGAGACCCGCGAACCGGTCAAGGCTGCTTATGAGCGCAGCGACGTCTGTGTCGTCCCCGCGGCGGGCGTAGCGGCGGAGGCGATGGTGGCGCTGGCCATTGCGCGCCTTGTGGTAGAAAAGTTTGGCGGCGATTCGCTGCGTGAGATGCAGCGAAACTTCAACGGCTATTGTGACCAGATTCGAGAATATTAA
- a CDS encoding 3'-5' exoribonuclease YhaM family protein, producing the protein MKDFFIADAAKFDNDTVVSYFALSSLSVREKKQGGQYLALTLTDKTGTLEARMWDDIADALASCSEGCYVKVQGQVSKYQGKFQITLQKMRNAAESEIDPADYLPASLFDVDAMWAELRGYVSQFTNLDLKRLVFAFLDDEAIASAYRSAPAAKRLHHAWLGGLLEHVVTLVRVCLATAPFYPEVNSDLLVTGAILHDIGKTRELHWKNSFGYTLEGQLIGHISIAQGMLIEKVKELAPFPEKLRVLVEHMILSHHGKYEFGSPKLPMTAEALLLNMLDDLEAKMQVLRNEFAAAAASGKSSDEMTEWVRSMDRPLLDSRSYLKD; encoded by the coding sequence ATGAAAGACTTTTTTATTGCCGACGCCGCGAAGTTCGATAACGACACCGTAGTTTCCTACTTCGCGCTGTCCTCCTTGTCGGTGCGCGAGAAGAAGCAGGGCGGCCAGTATCTCGCGCTCACGCTGACCGACAAGACCGGAACCCTGGAAGCCCGCATGTGGGACGACATCGCCGACGCGCTGGCAAGCTGCTCCGAAGGCTGCTACGTCAAGGTGCAAGGGCAGGTCAGCAAGTATCAGGGCAAGTTCCAGATCACCCTGCAAAAGATGCGCAACGCCGCCGAGAGCGAGATCGACCCCGCCGACTATCTTCCCGCATCCCTCTTCGACGTCGATGCGATGTGGGCTGAACTTCGCGGCTATGTCTCGCAGTTCACCAACCTCGACCTCAAGCGGCTGGTCTTCGCCTTCCTCGACGACGAAGCCATCGCGTCCGCCTACCGCAGCGCTCCTGCGGCCAAACGCCTGCATCACGCCTGGCTTGGCGGCTTGCTGGAGCACGTCGTCACCCTGGTACGCGTCTGCCTCGCCACCGCTCCGTTTTATCCCGAGGTAAATTCTGACCTGCTCGTTACCGGAGCCATCCTGCACGACATCGGCAAGACCCGCGAGCTTCATTGGAAGAACAGTTTTGGCTACACGCTCGAAGGCCAACTGATCGGCCACATCAGCATCGCCCAGGGAATGCTGATTGAAAAAGTGAAGGAGCTGGCACCGTTCCCCGAGAAGCTGCGCGTTCTGGTGGAGCATATGATTCTCAGCCACCACGGCAAGTACGAGTTTGGCTCGCCCAAGCTGCCCATGACCGCCGAAGCCCTGCTGCTGAATATGCTCGACGACCTCGAAGCCAAGATGCAGGTGCTGCGCAACGAGTTCGCTGCTGCGGCAGCCAGCGGAAAGTCCAGCGATGAGATGACGGAGTGGGTCCGCAGCATGGACCGCCCGCTGCTCGACTCCCGCAGCTACCTGAAGGATTGA